One Coriobacteriia bacterium genomic window, GCTCCGAAGGCGCTCACCGACAACAGCGTCGAAGACAGGAAGCCGCGCATCTCTGGCGACCGCGTGGCTTGGGCTCAGTGGGCCGGGGGTGCCGACTATCACGCCTTCACCTGGAAGGTCGGCGACGCGGATCCCACGCAGATCTCGAGCGAGCCGATCGATGCGGACTCTGTCCGGGTCTCCGGCAACCGCGTGGTCTGGATGGCGCCGGAGGCCACGGGCAACGTGATATGGCTGTGGACTGCGGGTGACCTGAGCCCTATCGCTTTCTCCGGTATTCCGGCGGACAGCGTCGAGGCCCCTGAGATCTCCGGAGACCGTGTCGTCTGGCATGCCCCGGATGGGGATGGCAACTATCAGGTCTTCACACGGAAAGTAGGAGACCCCGCTCCCACGCAACTCACGAACGATGATGCGCATGCCTGGGGTCCACAGGTCTCGGGCGACCGCGTCGTCTGGCTCGGCGAAGACGCCACGGATGTCGAGGTCTTCACCTGGACACCCGCTGGTGGCGTCGTGCAGATCACCAACAACGACGTGGAAGACCGCGAATGCCGGGTCTCGGGCGACCGTGTTGTATGGGCGACCGGCGGCGGGTCCGTCTACGAGATCGCCACGTGGAAGGCCGGCGACGCCGCTCCCACGATGGTCTCAAGCACCGGCAAGGCGAACAGCGAGCCTGATGTCTCGGGCGACCGCATCGCCTGGCGCTGTTACGACGGTTCGGACTACGAGATCTACGCGGCGACCCCCACTCCCGTGGCCCTAGCGCCCGTCTACCGCTTCTACAACTTCACCAACAACACGCACTTCTTCACCTCGTCGCTCGACGAGGCGAACTCGGTCATCGTGAACTATCCGAAGGTGTTCCGGTACGAGGGCATCTGCTACTACACGAACCCCGCCAACAACACGCAGCCCCTCTACCGCTTCTACAACCGTGTGAGCGCGAGCCACTTCTACACCGCCTCGGCCGAGGAGGCGGCTCACATCATCGCCACCTGGCCGCACATCTTCACGCTCGACGGCCAGACCTACGCGGTGAACCCGGCGCCGGTCCCCAACAGCGTGCCGGTCTACCGGTTCTTCAACCTCACGAATGGCTCCCACTTCTACACCGCAAGCGCCGAAGAAGCCGACATGGTGATCGCCACCTGGCCCACCATCTACCGCTTCGAGGGCCCGGCCTTCTGGCTCGGGCAGTAGGACCGGTTCGGAGCAACTGCGGGGCGTCTCTTCGGAGGCGCCCCGCTTGCGTGTGAGAGCGCTCATGGGAGTAGACTGAGCATCAGGCAGCGGACGGCAGGGGGTCGCCCGCACGGTGTCGAGGGGGCATCCATGGCTCGCAGCGGGTTGAGGACTCACGATGGGCTCGTTCGGCTGTCGCGTCTGCTTGTGGTCGCCGCGCTGATGGCGGTGATGGTGCCAGTGGGGGTACCGGTCGCGAGCGCCCAGCCGCTGACCGCGGAAACGTACTGGGTGGACGCGATCAACGGCCTAAACACGAACCCGGGGACAGAGGTATTGCCGTTCGCGACGATTACGTACGCCGCATCGGTATCTGATGCGCTCGACACGATCATGGTCGAGCCGGGCACCTACAACGGGGCGATCAACGAGGTCTTTCCGATCAGCTTGAACGGACAATCGCTCAAGAGCACCGGTGGGGCCACCGTCACCACGATCCAGGGCAACGGAAGCCAGCAGCTTCTCTCCATTCTGGCGTGGGACGACGGCGATAGCCTCGAAGGCTTCACGATTCAGGACGGCGGCATTCCCGGCATCGCGGCTGTGGGCGTGAACCTGTCTACACCGACCGACGCCCTCACCGCACCGACGATCACGGGCTGCACCTTCTTGAGCAACGATGGTGGTACGCTCGGTGGAGCGCTGAACGTGATTGTGGGCATGAACGCGGACGTCACGGTCTTCCAGAACACGTTCACCAACAACTCGGCCAGCTCCGGCGGAGCCATCAGGGCCACCGCGTACGGAAATCTGTACCTAGCGGAGAACGACTTCTTCAACAACACCGCAACGCAGGGAGGCGCGCTCAACCTGTACACCGGCAGTGGCGGTTACGTGGTCGTCGAGCACAACCTTCTGCAGGGCAACACCGCACCAACCGGCAGCGGCGGGGCCATCTACTGGCAGGGTGGCACATCCACTGCGCACCTGCTGCGCGGCAACACGATCTACAACAACGTCGCCGTGCACGGTGCTGGGATGTACCTCTATTGGGTCACCTTGGACGTCGAAGCGAACGAGTGCTCGGGCAACGCCGCCAGTGCATTCAGCGGCTTCGCGTATCTCGAACATTCCATCGTTTCCGCCAAGAGCAACTACCTCGTGCAGAACTCCTCTACCTTTGGCGGCTCCGTCTGGACGGTCGACCCGAGTTCGACACTCACCGAGCTGAACGACACGGTCGTGGGCAACTTCGGGAGTTCGTACGCCACCCTGGCGGACGCCGTGTCCACGCTGACCGTGACGAACTGCATCTACTGGAATACCGACACGCCTGTTGAGATGGCGCATGCGGACAACCTTGCGTACTCGTGCTCCTCCGATGCCCGCACGACGCTGACGGGGGCCGGGAGCACGGTCGGCCTCGGCATGGTGTACGCCGACCCGCTCCTCAACAGCGCGAATCTGCCTGCGCTGCTCGACACCTCGCCGTGCATCGACGCCGGCAGCTGGTTCGACCGAGCTGCATACGACTTCTTCGGCACGTCGATTCCGCAAGATGGTGACGGCGATCGTGTGGCGTGGGCCGACATCGGCTGCTACGAAGCGCCCGGCGTACCGCTGCCCACCGTCTACCCTGTCTACCGCTTCTACAACTTCACCAACAACACGCACTTCTTCACGCCGTCGCTCGACGAGGCGAACTCGGTGATCGTCAACTACCCGAAGGTCTTCCGCTACGAGGGCATCGCCTACTACACCAACCCGCTCAACAACACGCAGCCCCTCTACCGCTTCTACAACCGCGCAAGTGGGAGCCACTTCTACACGGCCTCTGCCGAGGAGGCTGCGCACATCATCGCCACCTGGCCGCACATCTTCGCCCTTGACGGCCAGACCTACGCGGTGAACCCGGCGCCCGTGCTCTACAGCTATGCCGTGTTCCGCTTCTACAACAAGACAAACGGCAGTCACTTCTACACCGCCAGCGCCGAAGAGGCGTACATCGTGAACACCAACTGGCCCCACATATACACCGACGAGGGCCCGGCTTTCTGGATCGGGCAGTAGGACCGGTTCGGAGCAACTGCGGGGCGTCTCTTCGGAGGCGCCCCGCTTGCGTGTGAGAGTGCTCATGGGAGTAGACTGAGCATCAGGCAGCGGACGGCAGAGAGCCGCTCGCACGGTGTCGAGGGAGAGATCCTATGAGCGCCCAGCGTCGGCTCACGTTCGTCGTCCTACTCGGAGCGCTGCTGATCTTTGCCCTGGGGGCATCGTCCGCGTTCGGGGCGGTGGTGCTCGCGGACAGCTACTCCGAGACCAATCTCAGTGCCGTTATGGCCGTCAGCGATTTTAACTATCCGCAGTTGGGGCAGTCGTTCACCGCAATCGCCGGAACCCTTGATTCCGCGGCGTTCCCGCTCTCGGGGACCGATGCATCATCAGGGAACGCCTATGCCCTCCTGTACGCGCATTCGGAGACGTTTGGGACTACGGGCGTGCCGTCCGGGCCGCCTCTTGCCACGTCCTCGCCGGTGGATGTGACAACAATCCCCACGGCGGGAGGCTATCACCTGATCACCTTTGATTTTGACAACACGGTCCTGCTGGCCGCGGGAGAGAAGTACATGATCGCTCTTCAGTACTCGGGAAGCGCGACTGACCGCTTGTGGTGCGGAATCGACAACACTACTCCGACCCATCCGGGCAACTTTGCGTACATTCAAGGAGGTATCTGGCAGCCCGTGTCGTCGTACGACGCGCCTTTCTACGTGTATCAGACGCCGCCGGCGCCGGTGCCCGTCTACCGCTTCTTCAACCGCACGAACGGCACGCACTTCTACACCGACTCGGCGGCGGAGCGCGACATGGTGAACGCCACCTGGCCGCACATCTTCACCGACGAGGGTCCGACCTACTACACGTACCCGGCGAACAACTCCACGCAGCTCACCCGCCTGTACAACATGGTGGCCGGCAGCCACTTCTACACCGCGGACGCCGCCGAGGCGGCAAACGCCCTGGCCACCTGGCCGAACGTGTTCCGTCTTGATGGGGCGACCTACAAAGTGAACCCCGCGCCGGTTGCCAACAGCCTCCCGGTCTACCGCTTCTTCAACGTGGTCAACGGCAGTCACTTCTACACCTCCTCCGAGACCGAGAAGGCGCACGTACTGGCCACATGGCCGCACATCTACACTCTCGAGGGCCCGGCGTTCTGGATCGGGCTGTAGTGCTACAATCCGTCTGCCCGGGGCGCCTTCCCGGCGCTCCCGGACACGGACGGAACCTCCTGTGATCGAAGATCGCAACGCGGACATCCAGGTGCTACGCGAGCGCGTAGCGCACATCGCCGAGTACCTGCATCTCGATGAAAAGCGCACCGAGCTCGCCGCGCTCGAGGAGCGCACCACGGCGCCCGCCTTCTGGGACGATCAATCGCAGGCGCAGCAGGTGATGGCGCAAGCCTCCGGCCTCCGGGACGAGATCGAGGGTTACGAGTCGCTCGTCGACGCGCTCGACGAGATCGAAGTCGCCAACGAGCTTGCGGTGGCCGAGGCCGACGAGGAACTCGGCGCCGAGACGGTCGCAGGTCTGAAGGACCTCACGCGTGCCACCAACAACCTCGAGCTCGCGACCTGGTTCACCGGCGAGTTCGACCATGGCGACGCGCTTGTCACCATCCTGCCCGGCCAGGGCGGCCTCGAGGCCCAGGACTGGGCCGAGATGCTCATGAAGATGCTCGTCAAGTACGCCGGCAACCGGAAGTGGAAGGTCGACGTGCACGACGCGCCGGCCGGTGTGGAACTCGGCATCGACCGTGCCGTGTTCACCATCCACGGCCGCAATGCGTACGGCATGCTCACCTCGGAAAACGGCGTGCATCGCCTGGTGCGCATCAGCCCCACCGACGAGAAGAAGCGCCGCCAGACCACCTTCGCGCGCGTGGAGATCCTGCCCGTGCTTCCCGACAGTGTGGTCCTCGAGATCCGCGACGAGGACATCCGCGTCGATGTGTACCGTTCAAGCGGCCCCGGTGGCCAGAGCGTGAACACCACCGACTCGGCGGTTCGCATAACGCACATGCCGAGCGGTCTCGTGGTCACCTGCCAGAACGAGAAGAGCCAGCTCAAGAACAAAGAAACGGCGATGAAGATCCTGCGCTCGCGCCTCTACGAGCTCGAGGAGGCCAAGCGCCTCGCCGAGCTCGATGCGCTCAAGGGCGAACGCCAGGAGATCTCTTTCGGCAGCCAAATCCGCAACTACGTGCTGTACCCGTACCAGATGGTGAAGGACGTGCGTACGGGCGTCGAGACGGGCGACGTGAACGGCGTACTCGATGGTGACCTGGACGAGTTCGTCATCGGCTATCATCGCTGGAGGGTCTCCGAGGAGCAGGGCGCGCTGGCAGGGTCCTAACGACGCGCGAGGGAGGCGGGGACGTGGCGAAAGAAGCGAAGCGCGGACTCGCGATGGTGAACCCGTCTGCCGTGCTCAAGAGCCGGCGCGTGCGCGACTACGCACTCATGACCCTCGGCATCCTCATCGTTGCATGGGGCCTCAACGCGTTCCTCATCCCCAACAAGCTGGCCGCCGGTGGCGTGTCGGGCCTGGCCACGGTCTTCTACTACCTGTTCCAGGACAGGTTCGGCGTGACGGTGCCCATCGGACTGCAAATGCTCGTCATGAACGGCATCCTGCTCGTCATCGGCATCCGCGCCAAGGGCTGGCGCTATGGCGCCCGGACCGTGTACGGCATGGTGCTGCTGTCGCTTGCGGTGGACCTGCTCGCTCCGTTCGTGCCACATCTGGCTGCGCACGACCAGTTGCTCGCGGTGCTCTATGGCGGTGCAGTCACTGGCGTGGGCATGGGACTCGTCTTCAAGGCGCGTGGCAACACCGGCGGCACCGACATCGTGGCGCAGCTGCTGGTGGAGAAGGTCAACCTCGGCGTCGGGCAGCTCATGCTGCTTGCCGATGCCGTGGTGACCTTGGTGGCGGCGCTCGTCCTCGGCCCGGACCTGGCGCTCTACGGCGCGGTCGCCGTGTTCATCATGGGCGCCGTGATCGATGTGGTGCAGGAGGGCCTGTCGGTCGAGAAGGCGGCCTTCATCATTTGCGACGAGCCCGGCCGAGTGGCCGACGCAGTCATGCATCAGCTCGGCAGGGGCGCGACCGGCATCATGGCGCGCGGACTCTACTCCTCCGACCCGCGCGAGATGGTCTTCACCGTGGTCTCACGGCGCGAGATCGACGCGCTCAAGGCGCTCGTTCATGCTGTGGATCCAAAGGCGTTCGTGGTGATCGCCAACGTGCACGAGGCACTCGGCGAAGGATTCAAAGAGATAGGGGCGGGGCTATGACGCATGCGGCACTGGTGGCGTCCATCGCGGCGCACGCGGCGCAGATGCGCTACGACATCATCGAGATGATCGCCGAGGCCGGCAGCGGCCACCCGGGCGGGTCGCTCTCGGCGGCCGATATCGTGGCCACCCTGTACTGGGGCGTCATGCGTCACAACCCTGCCTCGCCCGACTGGCCCGAGCGCGACCGCTTCGTGCTCTCCAAGGGTCACGCCGCGCCGGTGCTCTACGCCGCCCTCGCCGGCGCCGGCTACTTCGGCCGCGACCACCTGAAGACGCTCCGCAAGCTCGGCAGCATGCTGCAGGGGCACCCTGACGCACGCAAGTGCACCGGCATCGAGGTCTCCACCGGCTCGCTCGGACAGGGGCTGGCGATCGCAAACGGCATGGCGCTCGCGCTCCGGATGGATGGCAACCCGGCGCGCGTGTTTTGCCTCCTCGGCGACGGCGAGCTGCAGGAAGGCGAGGTGTGGGAGGCCGCGATGTTCGCGCCGCACCACGGTCTCGACCACGTGGTGGCCGTCGTGGACCACAACGGGCTGCAGATCGACGGCGCATGCACCGACGTGATGTGCCTCGGCGAGGTGGCCGAGAAGCTCCACGCCTTCGGCTGGGAGGTCCGCGAGTGCGACGGACACGACGTCGAGGCGCTGCTTGAGGCGCTCTCCGAGCCGCCGATGACCGAAGGCGTGCCGGTCGCCATCGTGGCGTACACGGTGAAGGGGAAGGGCGTGTCGTTCATGGAGGGCGATGCCGGCTGGCACGGCAAGTCACCCAACGCCGAGCAGACCGCCACCGCGCTCGAGGAACTCGGCGCGGTGCGGGGACAGGCGGCAGGGGCGCTCGAGGCCGCCGTCGGGTCGCTCCTGACCGACGAGTCGCCGTCCGAAGGGGGGTCGTAAGTGAGCGAGAAGCGCGCAACGCGCGAAGCGCTCGGCGAGACCCTCGTCGAGCTTGTGGCCGAAGGCGTGGATGTGGTCGCGGTGGATGCGGACCTTTCCGGCTCCACCACTACCGCCAAGCTCGCCAAGGCCCACCCGGACCGCTTCTTCAATGTGGGCATCGCCGAGCAGAACATGATCGGCACAGCCGCCGGGCTGGCGGTCGAGGGCAAGATCCCGTTCACCGGCAGCTTCGCGGTCTTCGCCACCGGCCGCGCGTACGATCAAGTGCGCAACACCGTGTGTTACGGCGGGCTCAACGTGAAGCTCGCGCCCACGCACGCGGGAATCACCGTCGGTCCCGACGGCGGCAGCCACCAGATGCTCGAGGACATCGCGCTCATGCGCGTGCTCCCGGACATGCGTGTGCTCGTCCCGGCCGATTACGTGGCGGCCAAGGCCGCCATCCGTCTCGCCGCGGCCACGCCGGGCCCGTTCTACATCCGCCTGGGCAGGGCCGCCGTACCGGTCATCTACGACGAGGAGTACCGTTTCGAGCTAGGTGCGGCGCGCGTACTCCGCGAGGGCGTGCATGTCACGCTCGCCGCATGCGGCGTGATGGTCGAGCAGGCGCTCGCGGCTGCCGAGGAACTCGAACTCGAAGGCATCCATGCCGAGGTGCTCGACATCGCCACGATCAAGCCGCTGCCAGCCGAAGCCATCGCTGCCTCGGCGCGTAAGACCGGTGCGGTCGTGACCTGCGAGGAGCATTCGATCATCGGCGGACTGGGTTCTGCTGTCGCCGAGGCGCTCGGCGAGCTCGCGCCCGTGCCGCTGGTGCGTGTGGGCGTGAGGGACGTCTTCGGGACCTCCGGCGAGCCGGCCGAGCTGATGGCGCACTTCGGCCTCACGGGCGCCGACATCGCAGCAGCTGCGAGGGAGTTGCTCTCGCGTCGGAAGTAGGCCGCCCCGAAACGGCACGTCGCGTGCTTCTCCAGATGCGGCCCGTGCGTGCGCGGCGAATTCGGAAGACGTGTGGATTTGGTGACGGACGGGGTCAGCGGGCGTCCGAACGGGCGCGTTCTGCTAGACTATCGCGGGAATCGTCGCATGGATATGGAGCACCCCTATGATCTCAATGCGGAACGTCAGCAAGATCTACGTTCCGAACAAACCCCCCGCGCTCGACGACTGTACCGTCGAGATCGAACAGGGAGAGTTCGTGTTCCTCGTCGGGCCGTCCGGCTCCGGCAAGTCCACCTTCATCCGCCTCCTGCTGCGTGAGCTCTTGCCCACGCGCGGCCAGATCGTCGTGGCCGGTCAGGACCTCACCAAGATGAAGGGCTGGAAGGTTCCGTACCTGCGCCGCAACATCGGCTGCGTGTTCCAGGACTTCAAACTCCTGCCGAACAAGACCACCTACGAGAACATCGCGTTCGCACTCGAGGTCATCGGTCGCAGCAAGCACGTCGTGCGCACGCAGGTGCCCGAGGTGTTGCGGCTCGTGGGTCTTGAGGACAAGCTGGAGAGTTACCCCGACGAGCTCTCCGGTGGCGAGCAGCAGCGCGTCTCGATCGCGCGTGCGTTCGTGAACCGCCCGCCGCTACTGCTGGCCGACGAGCCCACCGGCAACCTCGACCCGGCAACGTCGCTCGGGATCATGAGCCTGCTCAACCGCATCAACAAGACCGGCACCACCGTGCTGGTGGCCACGCACGACCGCGAGATGGTCGACTCCATGCGCAAGCGCGTCATCGCGCTCGAGAATGGCAAAGTCGTCCGTGACCAGGACCGAGGTGTCTACGGCTATGGCGATTAACTTCGGCTACTTCGCCAAGGAGTCATTCACCAGTTTCAAGCGCAACTGGGTGATGAGTCTTGGCGCCATCATCACGATCTACCTCTCGCTGCTGCTGGTTGGCGTGTCCGTCGGTTCGGGATTCCTGCTCACCCAGGTGGTCCAGTCGGTGGAGGAGAAGGTCTCCGTCCGCATCTACTTGAAGGACGGCGCGGATCCGGCCACGGTGGACGCGCTGCAGCAGGAGATCATCGGCAACGCCGAGGTCTCGACGGTTACCTACACGTCGAAGGAGCAGGCGCTCGAGGATTTCAAGACCACGATGGTTCAGGACAGCCCTGAGATCGTGGAGCAGCTCGAGGGCAATCCGCTGCCGGCGTCGCTCGACGTGGACCTCAAGGATCCCCGCAACGTCATGGTCGTCGTCGATGCCATCAAGGCGAGCCCGAACTTCACCGCGGTGGCCGACCGTCCGGACGATCCGGAGAAGTCGCTCAAGTACGGCCAGCAGATCGTCAACCAGCTCTTCACGTTCACTCGCATGCTGCGCTACGTGAGCATCGTGTTCGTGGCTCTCCTGGGCGTGATCAGCCTCATCTTCATCAACAACGCCATCCGCCTCGCGATCTACGCACGCCGCAAGGAGATCGGCATCATGCGTCTCGTGGGCGCGTCGAACTGGTTCATCCGGACACCGTTCCTGATGGAGGGTGTCATCCAGAGCCTTATCGGCGCGCTGCTTGCCATCGGTTCGCTGAGCTTCGTCTGGCTGTACGTTCTGCCGAAGCTCAAGGAGTCGCTCTCGTTCCTCCCCCTCACGCTCTCTGGCGCGGCCGCGACGCAGGTCTCGCTGATCCTCGTCATCTCCGGCATCGTCATCGGCCTCATCGGTTCCGGTCTTGCGATGCGGCGTTACCTGAAGGTCTGACCCATGAAGACACTGCTCAAGATCGCGGCCGCTCTCGTGGCCGTGCTCATCATCGCCGTCAGCGCCTTCGGCGTGGGCGTCTGGTTCGAGCGGGCCATCGGCAGTGGCCCGGTGGCGTCGACCGATTCGGCCGACCTCGAGGACGCGGTGAACGAGGTCGCGGGCATCATCGAGCGCGATGCGCTGGCACCCTCGAGCGAGGCGTCGATGACCGCCGGCGCGATCGGCGGGATGCTCGAGTCGCTCGAGGACTCGCACGCGGCGTACTTCGATGCGAAGCACTACGAGTACTTCAACGAGCAGACCGACGGCACGTTCTACGGCATCGGCGTCACGATCGCCAACGAAGGCGACGACCTGGTCATCCAGTCGGTGATCGAGGGCACTCCCGCAGAGGCGGCCGGGCTGCTTGCCGACGATGTCATCGTCGAGATCGACGGAGAGACGTCCAAGCGCTGGGACACCGATGAGGCCGTGCTGCGCATCCGCGGCGAGGCCGGCACGCACGTGACCCTCGGCATCCGCCGCAACGGGGCCGAGGAGCTAAGAGACTTCACGATCACGCGCGCCAAGATCGAGGTGCCCAACATCGAGACCGAGCTGCTCGAGGACAATGTGGGCTACATCCGCCTCTACAGCTTCACCGAGGTCGCGGACGACGACCTGCGCGATGCGATCGCCACGCTGGCCGATCAGGGCGCCAAGGGCTACGTTCTCGACCTGCGTGACAATCCGGGCGGGCTTCTCACCTCCTCGGTCGACGTCGCGTCGCTGTTCATCGAAGACGGCGTCATCGTGCGGGTTGAGGATCGCGAGGGCACCATCGAAGAGCATCGGGCCAGCGGGAGCGTCGCCACCGACGCGCCGCTCGTGGTGCTCATCAACGGCAATTCGGCCTCGGCGAGCGAGATCGTCGGCGGGGCGCTGCAGGACCACGGTCGCGCGAAGCTCGTAGGCGAGCGGAGCTTCGGTAAGGGAAGCGTCCAGCAGATCGAGGAACTGTCGTTCGGCGGTGCCATCAAGCTCACCATCGCTCACTACGTCACGCCGAAGAATCGGGTGATCGACAAGATCGGTCTCACGCCCGACGTTGAGGTCGAGATGGAGCCCGAGCTGCAGGCCGACAAGGCCACCGACACGCAGCTCCAGCGGGCCGTGGAGGAACTCCAGAAGCAGCTCTAGGAGCGCCACTCGACGGCCATGCTCAACCGTTCGTCATCTCGGCACGCCGCCTGTCGGGACATTCCCATCAGGCGTGCGAATTCGGCCATCCGCGGTATACAGTCTTTCTCAAGTCCATACTGAGGCGCGTTCTACGGGGGGTCGCGCAG contains:
- the ftsE gene encoding cell division ATP-binding protein FtsE, coding for MISMRNVSKIYVPNKPPALDDCTVEIEQGEFVFLVGPSGSGKSTFIRLLLRELLPTRGQIVVAGQDLTKMKGWKVPYLRRNIGCVFQDFKLLPNKTTYENIAFALEVIGRSKHVVRTQVPEVLRLVGLEDKLESYPDELSGGEQQRVSIARAFVNRPPLLLADEPTGNLDPATSLGIMSLLNRINKTGTTVLVATHDREMVDSMRKRVIALENGKVVRDQDRGVYGYGD
- a CDS encoding YitT family protein, whose product is MAKEAKRGLAMVNPSAVLKSRRVRDYALMTLGILIVAWGLNAFLIPNKLAAGGVSGLATVFYYLFQDRFGVTVPIGLQMLVMNGILLVIGIRAKGWRYGARTVYGMVLLSLAVDLLAPFVPHLAAHDQLLAVLYGGAVTGVGMGLVFKARGNTGGTDIVAQLLVEKVNLGVGQLMLLADAVVTLVAALVLGPDLALYGAVAVFIMGAVIDVVQEGLSVEKAAFIICDEPGRVADAVMHQLGRGATGIMARGLYSSDPREMVFTVVSRREIDALKALVHAVDPKAFVVIANVHEALGEGFKEIGAGL
- the ftsX gene encoding permease-like cell division protein FtsX, producing the protein MAINFGYFAKESFTSFKRNWVMSLGAIITIYLSLLLVGVSVGSGFLLTQVVQSVEEKVSVRIYLKDGADPATVDALQQEIIGNAEVSTVTYTSKEQALEDFKTTMVQDSPEIVEQLEGNPLPASLDVDLKDPRNVMVVVDAIKASPNFTAVADRPDDPEKSLKYGQQIVNQLFTFTRMLRYVSIVFVALLGVISLIFINNAIRLAIYARRKEIGIMRLVGASNWFIRTPFLMEGVIQSLIGALLAIGSLSFVWLYVLPKLKESLSFLPLTLSGAAATQVSLILVISGIVIGLIGSGLAMRRYLKV
- a CDS encoding S41 family peptidase, which codes for MKTLLKIAAALVAVLIIAVSAFGVGVWFERAIGSGPVASTDSADLEDAVNEVAGIIERDALAPSSEASMTAGAIGGMLESLEDSHAAYFDAKHYEYFNEQTDGTFYGIGVTIANEGDDLVIQSVIEGTPAEAAGLLADDVIVEIDGETSKRWDTDEAVLRIRGEAGTHVTLGIRRNGAEELRDFTITRAKIEVPNIETELLEDNVGYIRLYSFTEVADDDLRDAIATLADQGAKGYVLDLRDNPGGLLTSSVDVASLFIEDGVIVRVEDREGTIEEHRASGSVATDAPLVVLINGNSASASEIVGGALQDHGRAKLVGERSFGKGSVQQIEELSFGGAIKLTIAHYVTPKNRVIDKIGLTPDVEVEMEPELQADKATDTQLQRAVEELQKQL
- a CDS encoding transketolase C-terminal domain-containing protein, translating into MSEKRATREALGETLVELVAEGVDVVAVDADLSGSTTTAKLAKAHPDRFFNVGIAEQNMIGTAAGLAVEGKIPFTGSFAVFATGRAYDQVRNTVCYGGLNVKLAPTHAGITVGPDGGSHQMLEDIALMRVLPDMRVLVPADYVAAKAAIRLAAATPGPFYIRLGRAAVPVIYDEEYRFELGAARVLREGVHVTLAACGVMVEQALAAAEELELEGIHAEVLDIATIKPLPAEAIAASARKTGAVVTCEEHSIIGGLGSAVAEALGELAPVPLVRVGVRDVFGTSGEPAELMAHFGLTGADIAAAARELLSRRK
- a CDS encoding transketolase codes for the protein MTHAALVASIAAHAAQMRYDIIEMIAEAGSGHPGGSLSAADIVATLYWGVMRHNPASPDWPERDRFVLSKGHAAPVLYAALAGAGYFGRDHLKTLRKLGSMLQGHPDARKCTGIEVSTGSLGQGLAIANGMALALRMDGNPARVFCLLGDGELQEGEVWEAAMFAPHHGLDHVVAVVDHNGLQIDGACTDVMCLGEVAEKLHAFGWEVRECDGHDVEALLEALSEPPMTEGVPVAIVAYTVKGKGVSFMEGDAGWHGKSPNAEQTATALEELGAVRGQAAGALEAAVGSLLTDESPSEGGS
- a CDS encoding DUF1565 domain-containing protein, with protein sequence MARSGLRTHDGLVRLSRLLVVAALMAVMVPVGVPVASAQPLTAETYWVDAINGLNTNPGTEVLPFATITYAASVSDALDTIMVEPGTYNGAINEVFPISLNGQSLKSTGGATVTTIQGNGSQQLLSILAWDDGDSLEGFTIQDGGIPGIAAVGVNLSTPTDALTAPTITGCTFLSNDGGTLGGALNVIVGMNADVTVFQNTFTNNSASSGGAIRATAYGNLYLAENDFFNNTATQGGALNLYTGSGGYVVVEHNLLQGNTAPTGSGGAIYWQGGTSTAHLLRGNTIYNNVAVHGAGMYLYWVTLDVEANECSGNAASAFSGFAYLEHSIVSAKSNYLVQNSSTFGGSVWTVDPSSTLTELNDTVVGNFGSSYATLADAVSTLTVTNCIYWNTDTPVEMAHADNLAYSCSSDARTTLTGAGSTVGLGMVYADPLLNSANLPALLDTSPCIDAGSWFDRAAYDFFGTSIPQDGDGDRVAWADIGCYEAPGVPLPTVYPVYRFYNFTNNTHFFTPSLDEANSVIVNYPKVFRYEGIAYYTNPLNNTQPLYRFYNRASGSHFYTASAEEAAHIIATWPHIFALDGQTYAVNPAPVLYSYAVFRFYNKTNGSHFYTASAEEAYIVNTNWPHIYTDEGPAFWIGQ
- the prfB gene encoding peptide chain release factor 2, with protein sequence MEDRNADIQVLRERVAHIAEYLHLDEKRTELAALEERTTAPAFWDDQSQAQQVMAQASGLRDEIEGYESLVDALDEIEVANELAVAEADEELGAETVAGLKDLTRATNNLELATWFTGEFDHGDALVTILPGQGGLEAQDWAEMLMKMLVKYAGNRKWKVDVHDAPAGVELGIDRAVFTIHGRNAYGMLTSENGVHRLVRISPTDEKKRRQTTFARVEILPVLPDSVVLEIRDEDIRVDVYRSSGPGGQSVNTTDSAVRITHMPSGLVVTCQNEKSQLKNKETAMKILRSRLYELEEAKRLAELDALKGERQEISFGSQIRNYVLYPYQMVKDVRTGVETGDVNGVLDGDLDEFVIGYHRWRVSEEQGALAGS